The following coding sequences are from one Reyranella humidisoli window:
- a CDS encoding molybdopterin-dependent oxidoreductase: MKLQFTLNGRETDWDGAPVTRLAAALRDDLGVTGTKIGCDAGDCGACTVLLDGRQVCSCLVAMGQVEGCSVETVEGLESGDSAVADLQQSFLDHGAAQCGICTPGMLMAAQELVRQNGKPTRAEVEDALGGVLCRCTGYGKIVDAVMDVVARAPAPAPPAGEAVGARIVRVDGHVKVTGRDVFGADAIPKDALWVRVVRSPHARARFELGDLGPLRQRLAAVLTAADVPFNGYGIYPDVKDQPVLADGLVRYRGEAVVALVGERADVMAIRDDEVPITWMPEPPVVGIDAAMAADAPLVQADKPGNLLQNGGVKRGDAASAFESCTAVAEGTFETAFVEHAYIEPEAGWALRVGDRIEIHATTQTPYMDRDEVANLMRLKPEAVRIVPTACGGGFGGKLDLSVQPLIAIAAWTLGRPVALVYTRPESMAASTKRHPARVKARFGCDAEGKLLACDVTATFDTGAYASWGPTVANRVPVHAMGPYAIPNVRTWGEAFFTNGPPAGAFRGFGVPQAAIAHEAMMDKLADRLGIDRLEFRHRNALRAGDTTATGQTLAHSAGLAQCLDALRPHWRAAHEAIAAFNAQGGPRRRGIGVGCMWYGIGNTSMSNPSRMRVGLSPAGTLTLYSGALDIGQGSNTIMVQIAADALGLPASQFSLVTGDTDLTADAGKTSASRQTFVSGRAAEKAGQDLRQQILRLANAGPEAILTLEGAKLSVRDGAVVRAIDLVMAGPLIGEGTFDPPTTPLDADGQGVPYATYGFAAQLAEVEVDVELGTVKVLRIVAAHDVGRAINPTLVEGQIQGGVAQGLGLALMEEYLPGRTENLHDYLIPTVGDVPEIECILIEDREPLGPSGAKGIGEPALVPTAPAILGAVHHATGVRAHRVPLLPHRLREAIVKQSEAKTT; encoded by the coding sequence GTGAAACTCCAGTTCACCCTCAATGGACGCGAGACGGACTGGGACGGCGCGCCGGTCACGCGACTGGCCGCGGCGCTGCGCGACGATCTCGGCGTCACCGGCACCAAGATCGGCTGCGACGCCGGCGATTGCGGCGCCTGTACGGTCCTGCTCGACGGGCGGCAGGTCTGTTCCTGCCTGGTCGCCATGGGGCAGGTGGAAGGCTGCAGCGTCGAGACGGTCGAAGGTCTCGAAAGCGGCGATAGTGCTGTTGCTGACCTCCAGCAATCATTCCTCGATCATGGTGCGGCCCAGTGCGGCATCTGCACGCCGGGCATGCTGATGGCCGCGCAGGAGCTGGTGCGGCAGAACGGCAAGCCGACGCGCGCCGAGGTCGAGGATGCGCTGGGGGGCGTGCTCTGCCGCTGCACCGGCTACGGCAAGATCGTCGATGCGGTGATGGACGTCGTCGCACGAGCGCCGGCGCCCGCGCCGCCGGCCGGTGAAGCCGTCGGTGCCCGCATCGTCCGCGTCGACGGGCACGTCAAGGTCACGGGCCGCGATGTCTTTGGCGCCGACGCCATTCCCAAGGATGCCCTGTGGGTTCGCGTCGTGCGTTCGCCCCATGCGCGGGCGCGCTTCGAATTGGGCGATCTCGGCCCCTTGCGCCAACGCCTTGCGGCCGTGCTCACGGCGGCGGACGTGCCGTTCAACGGCTATGGCATCTATCCCGACGTGAAGGACCAGCCGGTGCTGGCCGACGGGCTGGTCCGCTATCGCGGCGAGGCGGTGGTCGCGCTGGTCGGCGAACGGGCCGACGTCATGGCCATCCGCGACGACGAAGTGCCGATCACCTGGATGCCGGAGCCGCCGGTGGTGGGCATAGATGCCGCGATGGCCGCCGACGCGCCGCTGGTCCAGGCCGACAAGCCGGGCAATCTGCTGCAGAACGGCGGCGTGAAGCGCGGCGACGCGGCGAGCGCCTTCGAGTCGTGCACCGCCGTCGCGGAAGGCACGTTCGAGACCGCCTTCGTCGAACACGCCTATATCGAACCGGAGGCCGGCTGGGCGTTGCGGGTCGGCGACCGTATCGAGATCCACGCGACCACGCAGACGCCCTACATGGACCGCGACGAGGTCGCGAACCTGATGCGGCTGAAGCCCGAGGCCGTTCGCATCGTGCCGACCGCCTGCGGCGGCGGCTTCGGCGGCAAGCTCGACCTGTCGGTCCAGCCGCTGATCGCCATCGCGGCCTGGACGCTGGGCCGTCCCGTCGCGCTCGTCTACACGCGGCCTGAAAGCATGGCCGCCAGCACCAAGCGCCATCCGGCGCGAGTGAAGGCCCGGTTCGGGTGCGACGCCGAGGGCAAGCTTCTCGCCTGCGACGTGACGGCGACCTTCGATACGGGCGCCTATGCCTCGTGGGGTCCGACCGTCGCCAACCGCGTGCCGGTGCATGCGATGGGGCCTTATGCCATTCCCAACGTGCGGACCTGGGGCGAGGCCTTCTTCACCAACGGCCCGCCCGCGGGCGCCTTTCGCGGCTTCGGCGTGCCGCAGGCCGCCATCGCGCACGAGGCGATGATGGACAAACTGGCCGACCGGCTGGGCATCGACCGGTTGGAGTTCCGCCATCGCAACGCCCTGCGGGCCGGCGACACGACGGCGACGGGGCAGACGCTCGCCCATTCCGCCGGTCTCGCCCAATGCCTCGACGCCCTGCGGCCGCATTGGCGGGCCGCCCACGAGGCGATCGCTGCCTTCAATGCCCAAGGCGGTCCGCGCCGGCGCGGCATCGGCGTCGGCTGCATGTGGTACGGCATCGGCAATACCTCGATGTCGAACCCCTCGCGCATGCGTGTCGGGCTGTCGCCGGCCGGCACGCTCACGCTCTACAGCGGTGCGCTCGACATCGGGCAAGGCAGCAACACGATCATGGTGCAGATCGCGGCCGATGCGCTGGGCTTGCCGGCCTCGCAATTCTCCCTCGTGACCGGGGACACCGATCTCACCGCCGATGCCGGCAAGACCTCGGCCTCGCGCCAGACCTTCGTGTCGGGCAGGGCGGCGGAGAAAGCCGGCCAGGATCTCCGCCAGCAGATCCTGCGGCTGGCGAATGCCGGCCCGGAGGCGATCCTGACACTCGAGGGCGCGAAGCTCTCGGTGCGCGATGGCGCCGTGGTGCGGGCGATCGATCTCGTCATGGCGGGTCCGTTGATCGGCGAAGGCACGTTCGATCCGCCGACCACGCCGCTGGATGCCGACGGCCAGGGCGTGCCCTACGCGACGTACGGGTTCGCCGCCCAGCTGGCGGAAGTCGAGGTCGATGTCGAGCTGGGAACGGTGAAGGTCCTGCGCATCGTGGCGGCACACGATGTCGGCCGGGCGATCAACCCGACCCTCGTCGAGGGCCAGATCCAAGGTGGAGTGGCGCAGGGGCTGGGTCTCGCGTTGATGGAGGAATACCTGCCCGGCCGTACCGAGAACCTGCATGACTATCTCATCCCGACCGTGGGCGATGTCCCCGAGATCGAGTGCATCCTGATCGAGGACCGCGAGCCGCTGGGCCCGTCCGGCGCCAAGGGAATCGGCGAGCCGGCCCTGGTGCCGACGGCGCCCGCGATCCTGGGCGCGGTCCATCATGCGACCGGCGTGCGCGCCCATCGCGTCCCGCTATTGCCGCATCGCTTGCGGGAGGCCATCGTCAAGCAATCGGAGGCGAAGACGACATGA